The following coding sequences lie in one Arachis ipaensis cultivar K30076 chromosome B03, Araip1.1, whole genome shotgun sequence genomic window:
- the LOC107632149 gene encoding alpha,alpha-trehalose-phosphate synthase [UDP-forming] 1-like: protein MAKHMRGNNYNCIPITPRSRLERLLRERELRKSNKYFEETRDGNKEAEQVYSDSLTESDSFNSLNEEDISEALAVARVFPDRSQRPDERPRKQRLLVVANRLPVSAVREGEDSFHLEISVGGLVSALLGVKEFETRWIGWAGVNVSDGVGQKALTKALAEMRCIPVFLDEQIVNQYYNGYCNNILWPLFHYLGLPQEDRLATTRSFQSQFDAYKKANQMFADVVNRYYKEGDVVWCHDYHLMFLPKCLKEYNDKMKVGWFLHTPFPSSEIHRTLPSRTELLRSVLAADLVGFHTYDYARHFVSACTRILGLEGTPEGVEDQGKLTRVAAFPIGIDSDRFIRALELPEVQEHMKELKERFAGRKVMLGVDRLDMIKGIPQKILAFEKFLEENPRWRDKVVLLQIAVPTRTDVPDYQKLTSQVHEIVGRINGRFGTLTAVPIHHLDRSLDFYALCALYAVTDVALVTSLRDGMNLVSYEFVACQASKKGVLILSEFAGAAQSLGAGAILVNPWNVTEVAASIGYALDMPADEREKRHLVNFKHVTTHTSQEWAATFVSELNDTIVEAQLRTRQVPPLLPKEVAVDCYSKSNNRLIILGFNATLTEPVDALGRGGQIREMELKLHPNIKKPLKKLSDDPKTTIVVLSGSDRTVLDKNFREYNMWLAAENGMFLRHTSGEWMTTMPENLHMDWVDSVKHVFEYFTERTPRSHFELRETSVVWNYKYADIEFGRLQARDLLQHLWTGPISNASLDVVQGGRSVEVRAIGVSKGAAIDRILGEIVHDKGMKAPIDYVLCIGHFLAKDEDVYKFFEPELPCESSPLARAMPSNSLRSSPLTKFPVSKNGSKAARYKKQRSMSTIEKLEIDHARGDPWIPTYHDRTSLHEGSSVLDLQGDNYFSCAVARKRSSARYLLKTSDDVVNLLSNMADHSSTRST from the exons ATG GCCAAGCATATGCGGGGGAACAATTATAACTGCATTCCTATAACACCCAGATCGAGATTAGAGAGGCTACTGAGGGAGAGAGAGCTAAGAAAGTCGAACAAGTATTTTGAGGAGACAAGAGATGGCAACAAAGAAGCGGAACAAGTTTATAGTGACTCGTTAACAGAGAGTGACAGTTTTAATTCTCTCAATGAGGAAGACATTTCTGAAGCACTTGCTGTTGCGAGAGTATTTCCAGATAGAAGTCAAAGGCCGGATGAGCGGCCACGCAAACAACGGTTGTTGGTGGTAGCTAATAGGTTGCCTGTCTCAGCTGTTAGGGAGGGTGAGGACTCATTCCACCTTGAGATCAGTGTTGGCGGCCTAGTCAGTGCACTTTTAG GTGTAAAGGAGTTTGAAACTAGATGGATTGGGTGGGCTGGTGTGAATGTATCTGATGGTGTTGGGCAGAAAGCATTGACTAAAGCTTTAGCTGAAATG AGATGCATTCCAGTTTTTCTTGATGAGCAGATTGTGAATCAATACTATAACGGTTACTGCAACAACATCTTATGGCCTCTTTTTCATTATCTTGGGCTTCCACAAGAAGACAGACTTGCTACCACTCGCAGCTTCCAATCTCAATTTGATGCATATAAGAAGGCAAACCAGATGTTTGCTGATGTAGTAAATAGGTACTATAAGGAGGGAGATGTTGTTTGGTGCCATGATTACCATCTAATGTTCCTTCCAAAATGTTTAAAAGAATACAATGACAAAATGAAAGTTGGCTGGTTTCTTCATACTCCTTTTCCTTCCTCGGAAATACATAGGACTCTGCCATCAAGAACAGAGCTATTGAGATCTGTACTTGCTGCTGACTTGGTGGG ATTCCATACTTATGATTATGCCAGACATTTTGTAAGTGCTTGTACTCGCATTCTTGGGCTTGAAGGGACACCTGAAGGAGTAGAAGATCAAGGGAAGCTAACTCGTGTGGCTGCG TTTCCTATTGGGATTGATTCTGATCGATTTATTCGAGCCCTTGAACTCCCTGAAGTCCAGGAGCACATGAAAGAACTGAAAGAAAGATTTGCAGGCAGAAAG GTAATGTTGGGCGTTGATCGTCTTGATATGATAAAAGGAATTCCGCAGAAGATATTGGCATTTGAAAAGTTCCTTGAGGAGAACCCACGCTGGCGTGATAAAGTTGTCTTGTTGCAAATTGCTGTACCAACTAGGACAGATGTTCCTGATT ATCAAAAGCTTACAAGTCAGGTGCATGAGATTGTTGGCCGCATCAATGGAAGATTTGGAACCCTTACGGCTGTTCCAATACACCATCTG GATCGATCGCTTGACTTTTATGCATTATGTGCACTTTATGCTGTTACTG ATGTAGCACTTGTTACATCTCTAAGGGATGGAATGAATCTTGTCAGCTATGAATTCGTTGCATGTCAAGCTTCTAAGAAAGGGGTTCTCATTTTAAGTGAG TTTGCAGGTGCTGCACAGTCTCTTGGTGCTGGTGCTATCTTGGTAAATCCATGGAATGTCACAGAGGTTGCTGCTTCTATTGGTTATGCACTGGATATGCCAGCCGATGAAAGAGAAAAACGGCATCTAGTTAACTTCAAGCACGTGACGACTCACACTTCACAAGAAtgggcagcaacttttgtgag TGAACTGAATGATACGATTGTCGAAGCGCAGCTTAGGACAAGACAAGTTCCACCATTACTTCCCAAGGAAGTGGCAGTTGATTGTTACTCAAAATCCAATAACCGATTAATTATACTG GGTTTCAATGCCACTTTGACAGAACCAGTGGATGCCCTTGGAAGGGGTGGTCAAATTAGAGAAATGGAACTTAAATTGCACCCAAATATAAAGAAGCCTTTAAAGAAGTTGTCTGATGATCCAAAGACAACAATTGTTGTTCTGAGTGGGAGTGATCGAACTGTCCTGGACAAA AATTTCAGGGAATACAATATGTGGTTAGCAGCAGAAAATGGGATGTTTCTACGACATACGTCAGGTGAATGGATGACAACCATGCCTGAAAATTTACATATGGATTGGGTTGATAGCGTAAAG CATGTTTTTGAGTATTTTACCGAAAGAACTCCGCGGTCTCATTTTGAGCTTCGTGAGACTTCAGTTGTATGGAATTACAAGTATGCAG ATATTGAGTTTGGAAGGCTTCAAGCAAGAGATCTGCTTCAGCATCTTTGGACAGGACCGATATCCAATGCATCTCTTGACGTTGTCCAAGGTGGTCGATCTGTTGAGGTCAGGGCAATTGGTGTCTCAAAG GGAGCAGCTATTGATCGCATCTTAGGAGAGATCGTTCATGATAAAGGAATGAAGGCTCCAATTGATTATGTCTTATGCATCGGGCACTTTCTAGCAAAG GATGAAGATGTCTATAAATTTTTTGAACCAGAGCTTCCTTGTGAATCATCACCATTAGCAAGAGCTATGCCTTCCAATTCTTTAAGGTCATCACCTCTGACAAAATTTCCAGTCAGCAAAAATGGGTCCAAGGCAGCTCGCTATAAGAAGCAACGTTCAATGTCAACCATAGAAAAGTTAGAAATCGATCATGCAAGGGGCGATCCATGGATACCAACTTATCATGATAGAACATCACTACATGAGGGCTCTTCAGTGCTCGATCTTCAAGGCGATAATTACTTCTCTTGTGCTGTTGCACGCAAGAGATCAAGTGCACGCTACTTACTCAAAACCTCAGATGATGTTGTCAATCTCTTAAGTAACATGGCAGATCATTCATCAACACGATCAACTTAA
- the LOC107634826 gene encoding exonuclease 1: MGIQGLLPQLKSIMAPIHIKELEGCCVAVDTYSWLHKGALSCSTHLCKNIPTTRHIDYCMHRVNLLRHFGINPILVFDGGLLPMKAEQENKRARVRKENFARAVEHESNGNNTAAFECYQKAVDISPLIARDLIQVLRQENVQYIVAPYEADAQMAFLAISGQVDAVITEDSDLIPFGCPRIIFKMDKFGQGVEFRYSMLQKNKELCFEGFDRQMLLEMCILSGCDYLQSLPGMGLKRAHAIIKRFKTYDKVLKHLRYSGVSVPPLYEESFRKAILTFHFQRVYDPINENVIHLSNIPDDICDELDFLGPSLPKDIAQGIAKGDLDPFTKMPFEGAILNPGLATAGTSQFKTIHSESVKKKIDLPVQKNLLTKYFCFASVEAKRNFRAPRVQPTPANHGTFDSSFINSMDHETSEATASKTKNSTATLVDSENSDPDSSPPPANDFIENSLATNFSEYMKSPSHVSMVDERNRSPENTALRQVRQPIHKPCVGLHKEHERTLVQDTIESKTKEVTRKVIVRSAYFQHNKVEKNDYDDKQAHPSEAGTLIGEEKNSISDGDSSGNLVKNNKDLKRKTSPNDNIQNENLLPRSICPTSPPHDNGYSDHNVDTSHGKNNNGEEKFGVNISHLGHYSEIAEKSVERFASVISSFRCSSGSRASGLRAPLRDVRNSCNNRPTNVDFGQYAYVSKQRKTSRIKLD; encoded by the exons ATGGGAATACAGGGTTTGTTGCCGCAGTTGAAATCGATAATGGCTCCGATTCACATAAAGGAGCTTGAGGGGTGCTGTGTTGCGGTGGACACTTATTCATGGCTCCACAAAGGCGCACTCTCTTGCAGCACCCACCTCTGCAAAAACATTCCCACAACCAG GCACATTGACTATTGCATGCATAGAGTGAATTTGCTGCGCCATTTTGGTATTAACCCCATTCTTGTATTTGACGGTGGACTTCTACCCATGAAGGCCGAACAAGAGAATAAGCGTGCCAG GGTAAGAAAGGAAAATTTTGCGCGAGCTGTTGAACATGAGTCAAATGGAAATAACACTGCTGCTTTTGAGTGCTACCAGAAAGCTGTTGATATTTCACCTCTCATTGCGCGCGACCTAATTCAG GTATTGAGGCAGGAGAATGTGCAATATATTGTAGCTCCTTATGAGGCTGATGCTCAGATGGCTTTCTTGGCCATTAGTGGACAGGTTGATGCAGTTATAACTGAAGATTCTGATCTTATACCATTTGGATGCCCAAGG ATTATCTTCAAAATGGACAAGTTTGGACAAGGAGTTGAGTTTCGGTACTCCATGTTACAGAAGAATAAGGAGCTTTGTTTTGAAGGATTTGACAGGCAAATGCTTCTCGAAATGTGTATCTTGAGTGGCTGCGACTATCTTCAGTCCCTGCCAGGTATGGGCCTGAAAAGAGCTCATGCAATCATTAAAAGATTTAAAACTTATGACAAG GTTCTTAAGCACTTGAGATACAGTGGTGTTTCTGTGCCTCCCTTATACGAAGAGTCATTCAGGAAGGCTATATTGACTTTCCACTTTCAACGGGTGTATGATCCAATTAATGAAAATGTTATTCATTTGTCGAATATACCTGATGATATTTGCGACGAGTTAGATTTTTTAGGCCC ATCACTGCCAAAAGATATAGCACAAGGCATAGCAAAAGGAGATCTCGATCCATTTACCAAAATGCCATTTGAG GGGGCGATTCTTAATCCCGGATTAGCAACTGCTGGAACTTCACAATTTAAAACTATTCATTCTGAAAGTGTGAAGAAAAAGATTGATCTGCCTGTGCAAAAGAATCTCTTGACTAAGTATTTTT GTTTTGCATCTGTTGAAGCAAAAAGGAATTTCAGAGCACCTCGGGTACAACCCACCCCTGCTAATCATGGTACATTTGATTCCTCTTTTATCAATTCTATGGATCATGAAACTTCAGAGGCTACAGCTAGCAAGACAAAGAACTCCACTGCCACTTTAGTTGACTCCGAGAATTCGGACCCTGACAGTAGCCCTCCTCCTGCAAATGACTTT atTGAAAACAGCTTAGCAACCAATTTTTCTGAGTATATGAAATCTCCATCTCATG TTTCTATGGTGGATGAAAGAAACAGAAGTCCTGAAAATACAGCACTACGACAAGTTAGGCAGCCAATTCATAAACCCTGTGTGGGGTTGCATAAGGAGCATGAGCGTACACTTGTTCAAGACACGATTGAGTCAAAAACCAAGGAGGTTACAAGAAAGGTAATTGTAAGGAGTGCTTATTTTCAGCACAACAAAGTAGAAAAGAATGATTATGATGATAAACAAGCTCACCCGTCTGAAGCTGGCACTTTAATTGGTGAGGAAAAAAATTCCATATCCGACGGTGATTCAAGTGGCAATCTTGTGAAGAATAATAAAGACTTGAAGAGGAAAACCTCCCCTAATGACAACATTCAAAAT GAAAATTTGCTGCCGAGGTCTATTTGTCCTACATCACCCCCTCATGATAATG GTTACTCTGATCACAATGTTGATACATCACATGGAAAAAATAATAACGGTGAAGAGAAATTCGGTGTAAACATTTCCCATCTAGGCCATTATTCAGAAATAGCTGAGAAATCTGTAGAAAGATTTGCCTCCGTGATCTCATCCTTCAGATGCTCTTCTGGCTCTCGTGCCAGTGGTCTCCGTGCTCCTCTAAGAGATGTTCGGAACAGTTGCAATAACAG GCCAACAAATGTGGATTTCGGACAATATGCATACGTGTCAAAACAAAGGAAGACCAGCAGAATTAAACTTGATTGA